The proteins below come from a single Esox lucius isolate fEsoLuc1 chromosome 7, fEsoLuc1.pri, whole genome shotgun sequence genomic window:
- the atg101 gene encoding autophagy-related protein 101, with translation MNCRSEVLEVSVEGRQVDEAMLALVHTILLHRSTGKFHYKKEGTYSIGTVGTQDIDCDFIDFSFVRVSSDELDRVIRKAVGEFKDAMGNGTDGMGQISLEFYQKKKSRWPFSDECIPWEVWSIKVNVVNLANEQERQICREKVGEKLGEKVINIVEVINRHEYLPKMPTQSEVDNVFDTSLKDVQPYLYKITFQITDTLGTSVSTTMRRLIKDTLAL, from the exons ATGAACTGCCGTTCTGAGGTCCTCGAGGTGTCGGTGGAGGGAAGACAGGTTGATGAGGCCATGTTGGCTCTAGTTCACACTATTCTACTGCATCGCAGCACTGGGAAATTTCACTACAAGAAAGAGGGTACCTACTCCATTGGCACTGTTGGTACACAGGACATTGACTGCGACTTCATTGATTTTAGTTTTGTTCGTGTTTCTTCCGACGAGCTTGACAGGGTAATCAGGAAAGCAGTAGGAGAATTTAAG GATGCCATGGGCAATGGGACTGATGGCATGGGACAAATCTCACTGGAGTTCTACCAGAAAAAGAAATCCCGTTGGCCTTTCTCTGATGAGTGTATTCCATGGGAGGTCTGGAGCATCAAGGTCAATGTGGTCAACCTGGCCAATGAACAGGAGAGACAAATCTGCCGGGAGAAGGTTGGTGAGAAACTGGGTGAGAAGGTGATCAACATAGTGGAGGTGATAAACCGGCATGAGTACCTGCCCAAGATGCCCACCCAGTCGGAAGTGGACAATGTGTTTGACACCAGCCTCAAAGACGTCCAGCCTTACCTGTACAAAATTACTTTCCAAATCACTGATACACTGGGGACCTCAGTGAGCACCACCATGAGAAGGCTAATAAAAGACACCTTAGCACTGTGA
- the LOC105011003 gene encoding C2 domain-containing protein 2 isoform X3: MSDPENPFSNSSLGDLDSENLTLSSDLGDLQWLCMITLFIASIITLILYLIQYFYGDLRTQKPETNNAILEEADTLGWALSLKSWKSQWRAAWCRALNDKSRNSSSPVQLTFEEDGLQSSELMVGQVSSLQKSAGQKAAQCKVVGDNLQFSLCASPSAMSPGEPCMYSVKISPVEFQLDLQMKESEGEVQICWGVGHLETWDLQLIPISTEDNATGPSVAAVKDRLKQLLCTVRPSLILSCRPAEATGAKVASHKMTSPPKPPRAHDWKLLVKNIRVTFKDLEDGAAGSMNPLCVLQLDDPKQKFSTSVFQNTASPAWDQPFIFELNGRSKELNIQLLDDGIPQDNALLGQVSVPFDLVKKQPKGQQTFALMTKDRVTGSLTTEFTYLEPSELRSWQTPTPALTKRVEMDRTVMPCGTVVTTVTAVKSKPGRPLPPGPGAGTALLTPLKPPIKSKLSSRRVSEQPSMLGTMGSKALSASDTELLMLNGTDPVAEAAIRQLHESAKQKLKSPVKKSTIIISGVAKTPLSQDDEMAMMAGYAAAMDASMSESGSQEIAVATVVAASSIPPESLAAASNEGLSGVAQAPDQQAPEDWESQAGEEPDPDRHADKTSMSLCISESGSKKSRGGSFLHKSAKLFFRRRRQCKDPGMSQSHNDLVYLEQPVMVDREKRTATFSRMLNRKLLPKSRSRINGSTTPQGEQDAA, from the exons ATGTCTGACCCAGAAAATCCCTTTTCGAATTCTAGTTTGGGAGACTTGGATTCAGAAAATCTGACTTTAAGTTCTGATTTGGGGGACCTGCAATGGCTCTGCATGATTACACTGTTCATTGCCTCCATCATTACATTGATACTGTATCTGATACAGTATTTTTACGGAGATCTACGGACACAAAAGCCTGAGACCAACAATGCAATTTTGGAGGAAGCGGACACTCTGGGATGGGCGCTGTCACTGAAAAGCTGGAAAAGTCAATGGAGAGCAGCTTGGTGCAGAGCGTTGAATGACAAATCTAGGAATTCTTCG AGCCCAGTGCAACTAACATTTGAAGAGGATGGTCTTCAGTCATCAGAGCTGATGGTTGGTCAAGTGTCTAGCCTCCAGAAGTCTGCTGGTCAGAAG GCTGCACAGTGCAAGGTGGTTGGGGACAATCTTCAGTTCTCCCTCTGTGCTTCACCATCAGCCATGTCTCCAGGAGAGCCCTGTATGTACAGTGTGAAGATATCTCCAGTTGAATTTCAG TTGGACTTGCAGATGAAGGAGTCTGAAGGGGAAGTCCAAATATGTTGGGGCGTGGGCCATCTGGAGACATGGGACCTGCAGCTTATTCCCATCTCCACAGAG GACAATGCCACCGGTCCCTCTGTAGCAGCAGTAAAGGACAGGCTGAAACAGCTGCTCTGCACTGTGCGTCCCTCTCTGATTCTAAGTTGCAGGCCTGCCGAGGCCACAGGGGCCAAG GTGGCAAGTCACAAGATGACGTCTCCACCTAAGCCGCCCCGCGCTCATGACTGGAAGCTGCTGGTGAAGAATATCCGGGTGACGTTTAAGGACCTGGAGGACGGTGCTGCTG GCAGTATGAATCCTCTGTGTGTTCTGCAGCTAGATGACCCCAAACAGAAATTCTCCACTTCAGtttttcaaaacacagccaGCCCAGCCTGGGATCAGCCCTTCATCTT TGAGCTGAATGGAAGATCAAAAGAGCTCAATATTCAGCTTCTGGATGATGGGATACCTCAGGACA ACGCCTTACTGGGTCAAGTGTCTGTGCCTTTTGATCTAGTGAAGAAACAGCCCAAAGGACAGCAAACTTTTGCACTCATGACCAAAGACCGAGTGACGGGGTCACTTACTACTGAG TTTACTTACCTAGAGCCCAGTGAGCTGCGTTCGTGGCAAACCCCTACTCCAGCCCTTACTAAGAGAGTGGAGATGGACCGCACAGTAATGCCCTGTGGTACTGTGGTCACCACAGTCACTGCAGTTAAGAGTAAACCAGGTCGACCTCTACCACCGGGACCTGGCGCAGGTACAGCCCTGC TGACCCCCCTGAAGCCTCCCATTAAGTCCAAGCTATCATCTCGGAGGGTGTCAGAACAGCCATCAATGCTTGGGACCATGGGGAGCAAGGCCCTGTCCGCCTCTGACACAGAGCTGCTCATGCTGAACGGGACCGACCCGGTGGCGGAGGCTGCTATCCGCCAGCTTCACGAGTCGGCCAAGCAGAAGCTCAAGTCCCCTGTGAAGAAGAGCACCATCATCATCTCAGGAGTAGCTAAG ACACCTCTGTCTCAGGATGATGAAATGGCTATGATGGCCGGCTATGCTGCTGCAATGGATGCCTCCATGTCGGAGTCGGGTTCTCAGGAGATCGCTGTGGCGACAGTAGTTGCTGCCAGTAGCATCCCCCCAGAGTCTTTGGCGGCGGCCTCCAACGAGGGCCTCAGTGGAGTTGCCCAGGCTCCAGATCAACAGGCCCCAGAAGACTGGGAGAGCCAAGCAGGAGAGGAGCCAGAtccagacagacatgcagacaaaaCCTCCATGTCCCTGTGCATCTCAGAGTCTGGCTCCAAGAAGAGCAGAG GAGGCAGCTTCCTGCACAAGAGTGCCAAGCTGTTCTTCCGTCGGCGGCGCCAGTGCAAGGACCCTGGGATGAGTCAGTCCCACAACGACCTGGTCTACCTGGAGCAGCCTGTGATGGTGGACCGGGAGAAACGCACGGCCACCTTCAGCCGGATGCTGAACCGCAAGCTGTTGCCCAAGAGCAGGAGCAGGATCAACGGCTCCACTACCCCCCAGGGGGAGCAAGACGCGGCCTGA
- the LOC105011003 gene encoding C2 domain-containing protein 2 isoform X1, whose protein sequence is MSDPENPFSNSSLGDLDSENLTLSSDLGDLQWLCMITLFIASIITLILYLIQYFYGDLRTQKPETNNAILEEADTLGWALSLKSWKSQWRAAWCRALNDKSRNSSSPVQLTFEEDGLQSSELMVGQVSSLQKSAGQKAAQCKVVGDNLQFSLCASPSAMSPGEPCMYSVKISPVEFQLDLQMKESEGEVQICWGVGHLETWDLQLIPISTEDNATGPSVAAVKDRLKQLLCTVRPSLILSCRPAEATGAKVASHKMTSPPKPPRAHDWKLLVKNIRVTFKDLEDGAAGSMNPLCVLQLDDPKQKFSTSVFQNTASPAWDQPFIFELNGRSKELNIQLLDDGIPQDNALLGQVSVPFDLVKKQPKGQQTFALMTKDRVTGSLTTEFTYLEPSELRSWQTPTPALTKRVEMDRTVMPCGTVVTTVTAVKSKPGRPLPPGPGAGTALLTPLKPPIKSKLSSRRVSEQPSMLGTMGSKALSASDTELLMLNGTDPVAEAAIRQLHESAKQKLKSPVKKSTIIISGVAKTPLSQDDEMAMMAGYAAAMDASMSESGSQEIAVATVVAASSIPPESLAAASNEGLSGVAQAPDQQAPEDWESQAGEEPDPDRHADKTSMSLCISESGSKKSREETSANQKFYPEERQLPAQECQAVLPSAAPVQGPWDESVPQRPGLPGAACDGGPGETHGHLQPDAEPQAVAQEQEQDQRLHYPPGGARRGLTPTPPSQPPSPSSPLVLPPSTPPPLPASPVVFHPPTPLPLPPSPPSSPLVLLPSTPPPLSPSSVVVRLPTPPSQPPSPSSPLVLRSPTPPPLPPSPSCPLVLQLPTPPPLPPSPSCPLVLHPPTPPPLPPSPSSPLVLQPPTPPPLPPSPSCPLLLQPPTPPPLPLSPSCPLVLQPPMPPPLPPSPSCPLVLQPPTPPPLPPSPCCPLVLQPPTPPPLPPSPSCPLVLHPPTPPPLPPSPHPSYPLVRQSPTPPSLQPSPSPSCPLILHPPTPL, encoded by the exons ATGTCTGACCCAGAAAATCCCTTTTCGAATTCTAGTTTGGGAGACTTGGATTCAGAAAATCTGACTTTAAGTTCTGATTTGGGGGACCTGCAATGGCTCTGCATGATTACACTGTTCATTGCCTCCATCATTACATTGATACTGTATCTGATACAGTATTTTTACGGAGATCTACGGACACAAAAGCCTGAGACCAACAATGCAATTTTGGAGGAAGCGGACACTCTGGGATGGGCGCTGTCACTGAAAAGCTGGAAAAGTCAATGGAGAGCAGCTTGGTGCAGAGCGTTGAATGACAAATCTAGGAATTCTTCG AGCCCAGTGCAACTAACATTTGAAGAGGATGGTCTTCAGTCATCAGAGCTGATGGTTGGTCAAGTGTCTAGCCTCCAGAAGTCTGCTGGTCAGAAG GCTGCACAGTGCAAGGTGGTTGGGGACAATCTTCAGTTCTCCCTCTGTGCTTCACCATCAGCCATGTCTCCAGGAGAGCCCTGTATGTACAGTGTGAAGATATCTCCAGTTGAATTTCAG TTGGACTTGCAGATGAAGGAGTCTGAAGGGGAAGTCCAAATATGTTGGGGCGTGGGCCATCTGGAGACATGGGACCTGCAGCTTATTCCCATCTCCACAGAG GACAATGCCACCGGTCCCTCTGTAGCAGCAGTAAAGGACAGGCTGAAACAGCTGCTCTGCACTGTGCGTCCCTCTCTGATTCTAAGTTGCAGGCCTGCCGAGGCCACAGGGGCCAAG GTGGCAAGTCACAAGATGACGTCTCCACCTAAGCCGCCCCGCGCTCATGACTGGAAGCTGCTGGTGAAGAATATCCGGGTGACGTTTAAGGACCTGGAGGACGGTGCTGCTG GCAGTATGAATCCTCTGTGTGTTCTGCAGCTAGATGACCCCAAACAGAAATTCTCCACTTCAGtttttcaaaacacagccaGCCCAGCCTGGGATCAGCCCTTCATCTT TGAGCTGAATGGAAGATCAAAAGAGCTCAATATTCAGCTTCTGGATGATGGGATACCTCAGGACA ACGCCTTACTGGGTCAAGTGTCTGTGCCTTTTGATCTAGTGAAGAAACAGCCCAAAGGACAGCAAACTTTTGCACTCATGACCAAAGACCGAGTGACGGGGTCACTTACTACTGAG TTTACTTACCTAGAGCCCAGTGAGCTGCGTTCGTGGCAAACCCCTACTCCAGCCCTTACTAAGAGAGTGGAGATGGACCGCACAGTAATGCCCTGTGGTACTGTGGTCACCACAGTCACTGCAGTTAAGAGTAAACCAGGTCGACCTCTACCACCGGGACCTGGCGCAGGTACAGCCCTGC TGACCCCCCTGAAGCCTCCCATTAAGTCCAAGCTATCATCTCGGAGGGTGTCAGAACAGCCATCAATGCTTGGGACCATGGGGAGCAAGGCCCTGTCCGCCTCTGACACAGAGCTGCTCATGCTGAACGGGACCGACCCGGTGGCGGAGGCTGCTATCCGCCAGCTTCACGAGTCGGCCAAGCAGAAGCTCAAGTCCCCTGTGAAGAAGAGCACCATCATCATCTCAGGAGTAGCTAAG ACACCTCTGTCTCAGGATGATGAAATGGCTATGATGGCCGGCTATGCTGCTGCAATGGATGCCTCCATGTCGGAGTCGGGTTCTCAGGAGATCGCTGTGGCGACAGTAGTTGCTGCCAGTAGCATCCCCCCAGAGTCTTTGGCGGCGGCCTCCAACGAGGGCCTCAGTGGAGTTGCCCAGGCTCCAGATCAACAGGCCCCAGAAGACTGGGAGAGCCAAGCAGGAGAGGAGCCAGAtccagacagacatgcagacaaaaCCTCCATGTCCCTGTGCATCTCAGAGTCTGGCTCCAAGAAGAGCAGAG AAGAAACCAGTGCTAACCAAAAATTCTATCCTGAAGA GAGGCAGCTTCCTGCACAAGAGTGCCAAGCTGTTCTTCCGTCGGCGGCGCCAGTGCAAGGACCCTGGGATGAGTCAGTCCCACAACGACCTGGTCTACCTGGAGCAGCCTGTGATGGTGGACCGGGAGAAACGCACGGCCACCTTCAGCCGGATGCTGAACCGCAAGCTGTTGCCCAAGAGCAGGAGCAGGATCAACGGCTCCACTACCCCCCAGGGGGAGCAAGACGCGGCCTGACCCCTACGCCTCCTTCCCAAccaccctctccttcctctcctctggttctccctccctctacaccGCCTCCCTTACCAGCCTCTCCTGTGGTCTTCCATCCTCCCACGCCTCTTCCCCTaccaccctctcctccttcctcaccTCTGGTGCTCCTTCCCTCTACGCCTCCTCCACTATCACCCTCTTCTGTAGTCGTCCGGCTCCCTACACCTCCTTCCCAAccaccctctccttcctctcctctagtCCTCCGATCCCCCACGCCTCCTCCCCTACCACCTTCTCCTTCCTGTCCTCTAGTCCTTCAACtccccacacctcctccattACCACCGTCTCCTTCCTGTCCTCTAGTCCTCCACCCCCCCACGCCTCCTCCCCTAccaccttctccttcctctcctctagtCCTTCAACCCCCCACGCCTCCTCCCCTACCACCTTCTCCTTCTTGTCCCCTATTGCTCCAACCCCCCACGCCTCCTCCATTACCACTTTCTCCTTCCTGTCCTCTAGTCCTCCAACCCCCCATGCCTCCTCCATTACCACCTTCTCCTTCCTGTCCTCTAGTCCTCCAACCCCCCACGCCTCCTCCCCTACCACCTTCTCCTTGCTGTCCTCTAGTCCTCCAACCCCCCACGCCTCCTCCCCTACCACCTTCTCCTTCCTGTCCTCTAGTCCTCCACCCCCCCACGCCTCCTCCCCTACCAccttctcctcatccttcctATCCTCTGGTCCGCCAATCCCCCACACCTCCTTCCCTACAACCCTCTCCTTCCCCTTCCTGTCCTCTGATTCTCCACCCTCCCACACCTCTCTAG
- the LOC105011003 gene encoding C2 domain-containing protein 2 isoform X2, with the protein MSDPENPFSNSSLGDLDSENLTLSSDLGDLQWLCMITLFIASIITLILYLIQYFYGDLRTQKPETNNAILEEADTLGWALSLKSWKSQWRAAWCRALNDKSRNSSSPVQLTFEEDGLQSSELMVGQVSSLQKSAGQKAAQCKVVGDNLQFSLCASPSAMSPGEPCMYSVKISPVEFQLDLQMKESEGEVQICWGVGHLETWDLQLIPISTEDNATGPSVAAVKDRLKQLLCTVRPSLILSCRPAEATGAKVASHKMTSPPKPPRAHDWKLLVKNIRVTFKDLEDGAAGSMNPLCVLQLDDPKQKFSTSVFQNTASPAWDQPFIFELNGRSKELNIQLLDDGIPQDNALLGQVSVPFDLVKKQPKGQQTFALMTKDRVTGSLTTEFTYLEPSELRSWQTPTPALTKRVEMDRTVMPCGTVVTTVTAVKSKPGRPLPPGPGAVTPLKPPIKSKLSSRRVSEQPSMLGTMGSKALSASDTELLMLNGTDPVAEAAIRQLHESAKQKLKSPVKKSTIIISGVAKTPLSQDDEMAMMAGYAAAMDASMSESGSQEIAVATVVAASSIPPESLAAASNEGLSGVAQAPDQQAPEDWESQAGEEPDPDRHADKTSMSLCISESGSKKSREETSANQKFYPEERQLPAQECQAVLPSAAPVQGPWDESVPQRPGLPGAACDGGPGETHGHLQPDAEPQAVAQEQEQDQRLHYPPGGARRGLTPTPPSQPPSPSSPLVLPPSTPPPLPASPVVFHPPTPLPLPPSPPSSPLVLLPSTPPPLSPSSVVVRLPTPPSQPPSPSSPLVLRSPTPPPLPPSPSCPLVLQLPTPPPLPPSPSCPLVLHPPTPPPLPPSPSSPLVLQPPTPPPLPPSPSCPLLLQPPTPPPLPLSPSCPLVLQPPMPPPLPPSPSCPLVLQPPTPPPLPPSPCCPLVLQPPTPPPLPPSPSCPLVLHPPTPPPLPPSPHPSYPLVRQSPTPPSLQPSPSPSCPLILHPPTPL; encoded by the exons ATGTCTGACCCAGAAAATCCCTTTTCGAATTCTAGTTTGGGAGACTTGGATTCAGAAAATCTGACTTTAAGTTCTGATTTGGGGGACCTGCAATGGCTCTGCATGATTACACTGTTCATTGCCTCCATCATTACATTGATACTGTATCTGATACAGTATTTTTACGGAGATCTACGGACACAAAAGCCTGAGACCAACAATGCAATTTTGGAGGAAGCGGACACTCTGGGATGGGCGCTGTCACTGAAAAGCTGGAAAAGTCAATGGAGAGCAGCTTGGTGCAGAGCGTTGAATGACAAATCTAGGAATTCTTCG AGCCCAGTGCAACTAACATTTGAAGAGGATGGTCTTCAGTCATCAGAGCTGATGGTTGGTCAAGTGTCTAGCCTCCAGAAGTCTGCTGGTCAGAAG GCTGCACAGTGCAAGGTGGTTGGGGACAATCTTCAGTTCTCCCTCTGTGCTTCACCATCAGCCATGTCTCCAGGAGAGCCCTGTATGTACAGTGTGAAGATATCTCCAGTTGAATTTCAG TTGGACTTGCAGATGAAGGAGTCTGAAGGGGAAGTCCAAATATGTTGGGGCGTGGGCCATCTGGAGACATGGGACCTGCAGCTTATTCCCATCTCCACAGAG GACAATGCCACCGGTCCCTCTGTAGCAGCAGTAAAGGACAGGCTGAAACAGCTGCTCTGCACTGTGCGTCCCTCTCTGATTCTAAGTTGCAGGCCTGCCGAGGCCACAGGGGCCAAG GTGGCAAGTCACAAGATGACGTCTCCACCTAAGCCGCCCCGCGCTCATGACTGGAAGCTGCTGGTGAAGAATATCCGGGTGACGTTTAAGGACCTGGAGGACGGTGCTGCTG GCAGTATGAATCCTCTGTGTGTTCTGCAGCTAGATGACCCCAAACAGAAATTCTCCACTTCAGtttttcaaaacacagccaGCCCAGCCTGGGATCAGCCCTTCATCTT TGAGCTGAATGGAAGATCAAAAGAGCTCAATATTCAGCTTCTGGATGATGGGATACCTCAGGACA ACGCCTTACTGGGTCAAGTGTCTGTGCCTTTTGATCTAGTGAAGAAACAGCCCAAAGGACAGCAAACTTTTGCACTCATGACCAAAGACCGAGTGACGGGGTCACTTACTACTGAG TTTACTTACCTAGAGCCCAGTGAGCTGCGTTCGTGGCAAACCCCTACTCCAGCCCTTACTAAGAGAGTGGAGATGGACCGCACAGTAATGCCCTGTGGTACTGTGGTCACCACAGTCACTGCAGTTAAGAGTAAACCAGGTCGACCTCTACCACCGGGACCTGGCGCAG TGACCCCCCTGAAGCCTCCCATTAAGTCCAAGCTATCATCTCGGAGGGTGTCAGAACAGCCATCAATGCTTGGGACCATGGGGAGCAAGGCCCTGTCCGCCTCTGACACAGAGCTGCTCATGCTGAACGGGACCGACCCGGTGGCGGAGGCTGCTATCCGCCAGCTTCACGAGTCGGCCAAGCAGAAGCTCAAGTCCCCTGTGAAGAAGAGCACCATCATCATCTCAGGAGTAGCTAAG ACACCTCTGTCTCAGGATGATGAAATGGCTATGATGGCCGGCTATGCTGCTGCAATGGATGCCTCCATGTCGGAGTCGGGTTCTCAGGAGATCGCTGTGGCGACAGTAGTTGCTGCCAGTAGCATCCCCCCAGAGTCTTTGGCGGCGGCCTCCAACGAGGGCCTCAGTGGAGTTGCCCAGGCTCCAGATCAACAGGCCCCAGAAGACTGGGAGAGCCAAGCAGGAGAGGAGCCAGAtccagacagacatgcagacaaaaCCTCCATGTCCCTGTGCATCTCAGAGTCTGGCTCCAAGAAGAGCAGAG AAGAAACCAGTGCTAACCAAAAATTCTATCCTGAAGA GAGGCAGCTTCCTGCACAAGAGTGCCAAGCTGTTCTTCCGTCGGCGGCGCCAGTGCAAGGACCCTGGGATGAGTCAGTCCCACAACGACCTGGTCTACCTGGAGCAGCCTGTGATGGTGGACCGGGAGAAACGCACGGCCACCTTCAGCCGGATGCTGAACCGCAAGCTGTTGCCCAAGAGCAGGAGCAGGATCAACGGCTCCACTACCCCCCAGGGGGAGCAAGACGCGGCCTGACCCCTACGCCTCCTTCCCAAccaccctctccttcctctcctctggttctccctccctctacaccGCCTCCCTTACCAGCCTCTCCTGTGGTCTTCCATCCTCCCACGCCTCTTCCCCTaccaccctctcctccttcctcaccTCTGGTGCTCCTTCCCTCTACGCCTCCTCCACTATCACCCTCTTCTGTAGTCGTCCGGCTCCCTACACCTCCTTCCCAAccaccctctccttcctctcctctagtCCTCCGATCCCCCACGCCTCCTCCCCTACCACCTTCTCCTTCCTGTCCTCTAGTCCTTCAACtccccacacctcctccattACCACCGTCTCCTTCCTGTCCTCTAGTCCTCCACCCCCCCACGCCTCCTCCCCTAccaccttctccttcctctcctctagtCCTTCAACCCCCCACGCCTCCTCCCCTACCACCTTCTCCTTCTTGTCCCCTATTGCTCCAACCCCCCACGCCTCCTCCATTACCACTTTCTCCTTCCTGTCCTCTAGTCCTCCAACCCCCCATGCCTCCTCCATTACCACCTTCTCCTTCCTGTCCTCTAGTCCTCCAACCCCCCACGCCTCCTCCCCTACCACCTTCTCCTTGCTGTCCTCTAGTCCTCCAACCCCCCACGCCTCCTCCCCTACCACCTTCTCCTTCCTGTCCTCTAGTCCTCCACCCCCCCACGCCTCCTCCCCTACCAccttctcctcatccttcctATCCTCTGGTCCGCCAATCCCCCACACCTCCTTCCCTACAACCCTCTCCTTCCCCTTCCTGTCCTCTGATTCTCCACCCTCCCACACCTCTCTAG